The Geothrix oryzae DNA window AGACACGCCGCGGTTTACGGCCTCGTCGTAGAAGTAGTTGCCGGGCAGGCTCTCGATGTTGCCGTCGAAGATGAGGCCGACCAGCTCGCCCTTCTTGTCGATCACGGGGGAACCGGAGTTGCCGCCGATGATGTCGACCTTGTGGGCGAAGTTGAAGGGCAGCGAGGGGTTCAGCTCGCCGCGCTTGTCCACCCAGCGCTGGGGCAGGGTCCAGGCGCCTTCGTGCGCCTTGGCCGCATTGCCGCCCCAGCCATCGTAGCGGTCGAAGAGGCCGCCGAAGGTGGTGAAGGGCTGGATCAGCGTGCCGTTGCCCTTGTACTCCGCCACCGCGCCGTAGGAGAGACGCAGGGTGAAGGTCGCGTCGGGGTAGGTGTTCTTGCCGTAGGCGGCGAAGCGGGCCTTGGCGAGGCGGGTGCCGTGCTCGGTGATCACGCTCTGGACCTGCTCCTCCGCCTTCTTGCGCAGGCTCCGGGTCATGGGATCCAGCTTCTTCGCCAGGGCGATCATCGGATCCTGGCTCTCGGCGATGGCCTTCTTGCCGCCGGCCAGCAGGGCCTTGCGGGCCTCGGGATCGCTGAGCTTGGAGCCCTCCACCGCAGCCTTGGCCACCTCGGCGGCGGCCTTGCCGCCCAGCATGGCCTTCACATAGGGATGCTGGGCGCCCAGTTCTTTGGCGGCGTCCTCCAGTCCCTTGGTGAACATGAAGATCTCCTGCTCCTTGTAGAAGGGCGCGGGAACGCCGAGGCGGGCCTTGGCGGTCTTCAGGTTGGCGTCGCTGTACTCGGGCAGGCGCTTCTCGCTGGGCAGGGCCTCCTCGTCGGCGATGCGCACCAGGGTCAGGGCCTGGGCCAGCAGGGTGGAATTCGCCGTGCCGACATTCAGGGTCTCCTTGGCCAGCCCCTTGGCGATCTTGGTGGCCTGCTCGATCTTGGCCCAGCTCTGGCCCGCGTCGGCGGTGAGCTTGGCGTCCTTGGCCACCTTGGCGCGCAGGTCCTTCTCGGCGGCCTCGATGCGGGCCATGGCCTCCTTGTCCTTCAGGCCGGACCAGTAGCCCGTGGTGGCCTTGATGCTGTTCTCGATGCCGAAGATCTGGGTGTTGACCTGCCGCGCAGCTTCAGGCGAGGTCTTGGCGTACTCCACCATGGCGGCCTTGCGGCGCTCCATGGCCTTGAGGCGCATGGGGATGGCGAAGTCGCGGGAGTAGAGCATCTGGGCCAGGGTGTCCTGGCGGTTGGTGCGGCCCGGGTGGCCCGTCACGAAGGTGAGGTCGCCCGCCTTGAGGCCCTTTTCGGTCCACTTCAGGAAGTGGGAGGGGGCGTAGGGCTTGCCGTTCTCGTAGACGCGGAAGATGGAGAAGTCGAGGTTGTGGCGGGGGAAGGTGAAGTTGTCGGGATCGCCGCCGAAGAAGGCGATCTGCTGCTCGGGCGCGAAGACCAGACGGACATCCGTGTGCTTCTTGTAGCTGTAGATCCAGTGCTCGCCGCCCTGGTAGAGCGTCACATGCTCGCAGGTGAGGCCGCTCTTCTCCTGCATCTCCTTCTTGATCTTCTCGATCTCGGTCTCGCGGAGCTTCAGGGCCTGCTTCTCGGGCGTGCCCGCCTTCACCGTCTTGGCCAGCCGGTCGGTGATGTTGTCCATGGCCATGAGCGTCATCAGCTCCAGGCCCGGCACCTTGATCTCCTGCTCGCGGGAGGCGGCCGCGAAGCCGTTCTTCACATAGTCGGCCTCCTTGCTGCTCACGCGCTGGATCCAGCCGCGGCCCACATGGTGGTTGGTGAGCACCAGGCCGTCCTTGCT harbors:
- a CDS encoding S46 family peptidase, producing the protein MNPRSLALTLLALTLAGSSLRAEEGMWTFDNLPSKKISEKYGWAPDQAWLDHVRLSSLRFPGGSGSFVSKDGLVLTNHHVGRGWIQRVSSKEADYVKNGFAAASREQEIKVPGLELMTLMAMDNITDRLAKTVKAGTPEKQALKLRETEIEKIKKEMQEKSGLTCEHVTLYQGGEHWIYSYKKHTDVRLVFAPEQQIAFFGGDPDNFTFPRHNLDFSIFRVYENGKPYAPSHFLKWTEKGLKAGDLTFVTGHPGRTNRQDTLAQMLYSRDFAIPMRLKAMERRKAAMVEYAKTSPEAARQVNTQIFGIENSIKATTGYWSGLKDKEAMARIEAAEKDLRAKVAKDAKLTADAGQSWAKIEQATKIAKGLAKETLNVGTANSTLLAQALTLVRIADEEALPSEKRLPEYSDANLKTAKARLGVPAPFYKEQEIFMFTKGLEDAAKELGAQHPYVKAMLGGKAAAEVAKAAVEGSKLSDPEARKALLAGGKKAIAESQDPMIALAKKLDPMTRSLRKKAEEQVQSVITEHGTRLAKARFAAYGKNTYPDATFTLRLSYGAVAEYKGNGTLIQPFTTFGGLFDRYDGWGGNAAKAHEGAWTLPQRWVDKRGELNPSLPFNFAHKVDIIGGNSGSPVIDKKGELVGLIFDGNIESLPGNYFYDEAVNRGVSVDARAIVHALDKVYGATGLVAELTGK